A stretch of DNA from Pseudanabaena sp. BC1403:
GCCTTTTTTAGTAATTTTATTGACTGGGCAACCCATATTAATGTCTACGGTGTCTGCGCCTTCGATAACTGCTTTTTGGGCAGCCTCTGCTAAGAAATCAGGACGACAATCAAAAAGCTGAATGCTAATAGGTGTTTCATGGCGATCGATCTCCATTAATTTGGGCAAAGCTTTCATATGATGCAAATCCGTAGCGCTGATCATCTCGGTGTAAAGCATCGAATCGGGCGCATAGCGCCTTACTAACCGCCGAAACACCAAATCTGTCACCCCTGACAATGGCGATTGCAGCACCCGACTTTTGAGGATGACATTGCCAATAGTTAAAGTATCAGCGAATTTTTGCGGTAATTTTGATAGACCAGAAATCATGTCTGCAAATTTTGCCCTCAAAGTTGATCATTTTTTGCTTTCTTGGGCGCTATATACAAAGGTATAGTAGTTTTAAGATTTTTTGTGACTCGACCCCATTTAGGAATTGCCAAAGATCGCCCTAGCCTCCCTAAAAAAGGGGAAGAATTAAATTCTTGTCCCTTTTTTAGGGACTGAGGGGATCTCTTCGAGTCTTTGACCGTAGAAAGTAATTCTTAAATGGCTGCTGCGGGCGATCGCACTCACGCTAATAAAAAAGCACATAAATTAAATAAAATTAAGGAGAAAAAATTTGTCTAAAAAACATCCAGTTATTTCTGTAACAGGCTCGTCAGGGGCTGGTACTAGTACCGTTAAACGTGCTTTTGAACATATCTTTTTGATGGAAAATATTAAGGCAGCGATCGTCGAAGGCGATAGCTATCACAAATATAACCGTGTAGAGATGCGTGAAGTGATGAAGAAAGCTACGGCTGAAGGTCGCAACATGAGTCACTTCGGCTTAGAAGCAAATGTGTTAGATAAGCTAGAAGCACTCTTCAAGGAATATGGCGAGACTGGGAATGGGCAAAGACGTTACTATCTCCACAGTACCGAGGAAGCTGAGCATCACAATGGTCGCTTAGGTACTGAGGCAAAACCTGGAGAATTTACTCCTTGGGAAAGCATCGAATCTGACACAGATATGCTTTTCTATGAAGGTTTGCATGGTGGTATCGTTGCCAAAGATATTGACGTTGCTCAGTATGTTGATCTACTAGTGGGTGTAGTTCCCATTGTGAATTTGGAATGGATTCAAAAAATTCATCGTGATAATGCTGAACGTGGCTATAGTGCAGAGGCGATCGTCGATACAATTTTGCGTCGGATGCCAGATTATGTAAACTATATTGCACCTCAATTCTCGAAAACTCATATCAACTTCCAGCGTGTTTCGACTGTTGACACTTCCAATCCTTTCATCTGTCGCGATATTCCGACCCTCGACGAAAGTCTTGTTGTTATCCACACCAATCGTTGCTTCCGTGAAAAGTTTAATATTGACTTCCCTTACCTTCTCGACATGATTCATGATTCTTTCATGTCTCGTCATACGACCTTGGTTGTCCCTGGCGGCAAGATGGGCTTTGCAATGGAGTTGATTCTCCAGCCACTCATCGATTCAATGCTGATTGAATCGAAAAAGTTGAGATCATAAAAAAAGGGGCGCAATGCGCCCCTTTTTTATGATCGATCGCACCAAGCCTGTTCTACAAACTCCAAAAACTCTGTTTGAAATCTCTCCGTTGAGAAGCGCATCGCATTTTCGTGACAAGTCGCAGGTAAAATGCGATCGCTATTCTCTTCAAACTCAAGCACAGCTTCACGGATACTCATCACCGTTTGTTGTGCAAAAAATACACCTGTGGGGCGATCGCAGTCTAAGCCGCGCACTGATTCACTTACCCCACCCCGACCGTAGGCAATTACTGGCGTGCCACAGGCTTGAGCCTCTACAGGCGTAATCCCAAAATCTTCCTCAGATGCAAATACAAAGGCTTTAGCATTTTGCATGTATCCGCGTAATAAATCTGGTTCTAAATGCCCAAGAAACTTGATATTACTGCTTGATTTGGCACGAATTTTTGCCATCTGTTCGCCATCACCAATCACAATTAATTGGCGATCGCCCATTTGCGAAAATGCTTCCACAATTAGATCAATCCTTTTATAGGGAACCAACCGTGACGCAGTGAGATAGAAGTCCTGCTTTTGTTCGCACAATGTATAATTTTGCAGATCTACAGGTGGATAAATTACTTCTGCCGATCGCCGATAGACTTTTTGAATCCGACGGGCGATAAACTTGGAATTAGCGATAAACAGATCAACACCGTTTGCCGTGCGCGTATCCCAAATTCTGATCTGATGCAAAATCCATCTAGCAATCCAGCTTTTAATACCACGATCTAAATTTGACTCTTTTAAATATTGATGTTGCAAATCCCAAGCATAGCGAATTGGTGAATGCACATAGGAAATATGTAATTGATGCGGTGCTGTCAGCACTCCTTTGGCGACAGCATGGGAACTAGAAATAATGAGATCATAGGCTGACAAATCTAGCTGCTCGATCGCTAAGGGCATGAGCGGCAAATATTTGCGAAACTTTGTTTTGGCGAAAGGAAGCTTTTGAATAAAAGTAGTTGTAACTTTTTTGTTTTGAATAAATCCCCGTTGAAAATCATTGAAAAAATCCACGACCGCAAACAGATCGGCATGGGGAAATAAATTTAAAATTTGCTCGACCACGCGCTCCGATCCTGCATAGGTCACAAACCATTCATGGACGATCGCAATCTTGAGATTTTCGAGTTTTGACATGATTAAGCTAAGACCAAATTCACAGTTTTCACGAAGATTGTTTTGATAAAAGATAATACCAATTCACAAAAATGTGACAACAATTCTGTGAATTAAAAATCAAACCCTGTAAGGGTTTTAAAAACACAAAATGGCTGCGCTACTTTGTGTTTTGGTATAAAAGCTCAAAAGAGAGTTGCGGCGCTTTGCGCCGCAACTCTCTTTTGAGCTTTTATCTTGTCCTAACATAAGTGGCTATAGCTATGTCGTTTAATAGTGAAACTTACAAGATATAATGGCGATCTCCTCGTCTGTTACCCGATACACTAGGCGATGTTCATCTGTAATGCGTCTCGACCACAAGCCTGACAGCTCATGCTTTAATGCTTCGGGCTTACCTAATCCAGTGAAAGGATCGCGATGGATATCTTTGATGAGGGTGACGATTTTGCTGTAAATTTTCTTGTCTTGCGTTGCCCATTGGCTAAATTCATCGAATCCACGAGCTAAAAATGCTACTTTTCTCATAATGCAGCAATGTCAACGTAGATATAGTTCTGTGGTTGTTTTAATTCTTCCAAGCCTTCTATTAGATTGCGGCGATTAGCTTCTGTGGAGAGTAAATATGCTGTTTCGTCAATATCTATTTGTGATTCTTGCTCAATTAACAAGATAGCTTCCACAATAGTTCCTTCAGGAAGATTGATGATCGGCATATCTAGTCTGCCATTTTTTACTATGGCTTTGTATTTGATGGCGTTCATCGCGTTTTAGATAAGATGACTATAGTTTGTATTGTATGTCAGGGTAAAGAAAAAATACTGATTTTAGAGTATTTGGCGCTGAGAGAATTATGGTTAAAATAGCAACGTTGAACAGGTCTGCCTTATGAAGTTTCGCCGATTATCTTCTACATTATCCTCCTTGGGTCTAGCGATCGCTAGTCTTGCCAGCCTCTCAGCGTTAACATTTTCCCCGCACATGACTGAGACTGCGATCGCCCAAGAAGCAGCTCCCACTGTGACAACAACATCCAGTGCCAATGAGATCGCCTTAGCCAAGCATTTACGTAAAATCGGCGCAAAGCTATATACCGCCTATTGGTGTCCCCATTGCCATCACCAAAAACAACGCTTTGGCAAGGAGGCTGTAAAACACTTAGAAGTCGTTGAATGCGATCAGCGCGGTGTCGATCCTCAGACCCAACTTTGCCGCGACAAGAAAGTGCGAGCTTATCCGACATGGGAGATCAACGGCAAACTCTATCCAGGAAACCACTCCCTAGAGAGTATTGCTAACTTCTCAAAATATCGTGGTAACTTGTAGACCCCAAAGATTGAAAGGCGGCGCTTCGCGCCGCCTTTCAATCTTTGGGGTTGCATGATAGGGCTTTACATGCATTAATTGAGTCCAATGCACTAAATAGCTAAATTTGCAACTAGTAGTTTCGGGAAACTTGTTAGTGTAGTTACCGTCCTACTAAAAAATAGTAATTTTCTGCATAAACATTGTATATAGGTTAAGAAGGTATTTAATAAGCCCTTGATTTTGTGCTTATTGATCTTCCAGTTTCTTTTGATTACCGCGAACCTTGCAGGCTAATATGTCTACTCTTGTCATTGTCGAATCGCCCACTAAGGCACGCACCATTCGGAATTTTTTGCCTGCTGGATATCGAGTAGAGGCATCAATGGGGCATGTGCGCGATTTGCCACAATCAGCTAGTGATATTCCTGCCGAGCTAAAGGGTACGGAGTGGGCAAAGCTCGGCGTAAATGTTGATGCTGACTTTGAGCCGCTATACATCGTCCCAGATGACAAAAAAAAGATAGTCCGTGAACTTAAGTCAGCGCTAAAAGGTGTCAAAGAGCTCATTCTAGCGACTGACGAAGACCGTGAAGGCGAAAGTATTTCTTGGCATTTGTTGCAAATCTTGCAGCCGAAAGTACCGATTAAGCGCATGGTTTTCCATGAGATTACCTCCGAGGCGATCAAAGCGGCGCTAAAAGATTGCCGCCAGATCGACGATCGCTTAGTCCATGCCCAAGAAACCCGCCGTATTCTCGATCGCCTTGTGGGTTACACACTTTCGCCTTTGCTTTGGAAAAAAATTGCATGGGGCTTGTCAGCGGGACGAGTACAGTCCGTAGCTGTGCGTGTGATCGTCAACCGCGAACGCGAACGCCGCGCTTTTAAATCTGGGAGTTATTGGGACTTGAAAGCAAATCTATTTGCGCCAAAACAAGAATTTCCTGTGCAGCTAGTCTCAGTTGGCGGCGTGAATGTTGCCACTGGTAAAGATTTTGATGAAGCGACGGGCAAAATCGCCAAAGGACGTAAAGTTTTATTGTTGGATGAAGCGGCTGCGATCGCACTGCAACAGAAACTAAATGGCAAAGTCTGGTCGGTGAGCAATCTTGATGAACGTCCGACCACCCGCAAGCCTTCACCACCTTTTACTACATCAACATTGCAACAAGAAGCTAACCGTAAACTGCGCTTGTCGGCAAGGGATTCGATGCGTGTAGCTCAAGCTTTATACGAGCAAGGCTTCATTACCTATATGCGTACTGACTCAGTGCATCTGTCCCAACAGGCGATCACGGCGGCGCGTCAATGCGTGACTAGCATGTATGGTAATAACTTCTTGAGCAAAGAGCCACGCCAATATGTGACCAAATCCAAGGGCGCACAGGAAGCCCATGAAGCAATCCGTCCCGCAGGCGCAACTTTCCGCACTCCGCAAGAAACAGGACTGTCAGGGCGCGAGTTAGCCCTCTATGACCTGATTTGGAAGCGTACTGTTGCCTCACAGATGGAAGATGCACGCCTGACGATGCTTAGTGTGCAATTGACCGTTGAGGATGCTTTATTCCGCGCATCGGGTAAGCGTATTGATTTCGCAGGATTTTTCCGTGCCTATGTGGAAGGCTCTGATGATCCCGATGCAGCGCTAGAAGAAAAAGAGGTAATGTTGCCTCCGCTCAAAGTTGGGGATCATCCAGTCTGCCGTGAATTAAATACGGTCGGACATGAAACTCAACCACCTGCAAGGTTTACCGAAGCTGCCCTTGTGAAGATGCTCGAAAGTGAAGGCATTGGTCGCCCCAGTACCTACGCCAGCATTATTGGCACGATCTGCGATCGCGGCTATGTACAGCTTGTAAATAATACGCTCATTCCTAGCTTTACCGCTTTTGCTGTCACTAGTTTATTAGAGGAGCATTTTCCCAATCTCGTTGATCCTAGTTTCACTTCCAAAATGGAACAAACCCTCGATGACATTTCCACAGGAAGTGTGGAATGGTTGCCATACCTCAAGAAATTTTACTCAGGAGAACAGGGCTTAAGCGGACAGGTGAAGTCTCGCGATAGCTTAATTGATGGTGAATCCGCAAGAACGGTGCGTCTGGAAGGTTTAGATGATGATGTCAAGGTTAAAATCGGTAAGTTCGGCGCATATATCCAAGTTGGAGAAGGCGATCGCACAGTTAATTCCTCCATTCCTCAAAACTTGACTCCTTCTGATCTAGTTCCCGAAAAAATCGAACTTCTGCTCAAGCAGAAGCTCGAAGGCCCTGATCAAGTTGGTATTCATCCAGAACTGAATGAGCCAATCTTCATGATGATGGGTCAATATGGCCCCTATGTACAGCTAGGTCAAGCTACAGATGCTGTGCCTAAACCTAAACGGGCTTCATTGCCCAAGGGAATGCAGCCCGAAAATGTCACCGTCGATATTGCGGTCAAGTTACTAGCTTTGCCTCGCACTTTGGGCGCACATCCTGAAACTGGTAATCGTGTTTTTGTGAATACGGGTAGATTTGGCCCCTATGTTTGTCATACCAAAGGGAACGGCGACAAGGACGACAATCGATCGCTAAAGTCCACTGATGATCCCTACACGATCACCTTTGAACGCGGCTTAGAGTTGCTCGCCCAGCCCAAGACTCTACGTGGAGCCGCTGCCGCCAAGGTCTTGAAATCCCTCGGCAAACATCCCGATGATAGTGAAGCGATCGAGATTCTCGATGGTAAGTATGGCGCATATGTGAAGCATGGCAAGGTGAATGTGTCGCTAACTAAGGAGCAAACTGTGGAAGGTCTGACCTTAGAAGAGGCGCTGTCGATGTTGGCAAGTAAGTCTGGCAAAAGTACTAGTAAGCGTACTAAGTCTGCTTCTAGCGAAACCAAGAAGGCCACCACTAAAAAGACCACCACAAAATCCACAGCGACTAAAGCCGCAACGACCAAAACTGCCGCGAAAACGACTAAAAAGACGACAACGAAAAAGGCTGCTGCAACTAAGTAACCTGCGATCAGTTTACAGAAATAACAAACAAAAGCTTTGCTCAGCAAAGCTTTTGTTTGTTTGGTCTCAAGAGAATACAATAACTAATTTTAGTGATCGCATTTTTTAACCGATAGTGATCAATTGGAATCATACTATGGGTGAGTTTTGGACATTAGTTCTAGGATGTCTAGCCATAAAATTCTAAAACGTTATACTAACCAATTTTTTAGGGGGTATAAGTAACTGTAGTTTTTACTTCATTTTCAAGCAGAAAAAATTGTGAAATATAAATTTACTTGTAAATTTATTAAATATTCTATCAGGGTTACTTCAAACTTATTAATCTGATTAACAATGTAAGTAATGAGTAAAATCTTGACATGGAATTGTTGTAAATCAAATAGATTTATAATTAAAGAGGCTTACAACATGAAATCTCAAATACCAGACAAGTCTTTTCCTCCAAATCAATTAAAGAATGGCAATCATTATTTCAAGTATTTGCTACACTTTTTGAATGAAAGATTGATAAGATCTATACATTTTGATCTGGGGTTACAGTTTTTAGTATCTATAGTTTTTACTGTGGTTTTTATTTATATAGGACAAATCGTAATATCTACATTGAATCCTAAAGATAAAATTATTTCAAATCCTGTATTGAGCATATTAAAAGCTGGAGTTGGTTTCGGCAAAAATCATGACAATGCTATCAGTAATCAGATTTTACAGAAGGAACAAATCTTAAGTGACAAAAAAGAATCATTTGGCTTTATTGTGTCTGCCGTGGCAATAGCAGGATTATTTACAACAGCTAAAAGTATACATGACCGTAACCATCAAGAAAGACTGACAAGGGCAGCCTCTTTTGCTACAGAATGGTATAGCTCCGAGATGAAAGAGTCAACACTAAAAATTAGACAATATACAAGTAAGAAACTTGAAGAACTTGAAGAAATTAGAAAGATTAATAAAGATGGTAATAACAATAAAATAGGTGCAGTAAAGGTGTTAATGGATTTGAAGAATAAGAATCCTAGTGCATTAAAAAATATCCAAAAAAATATACACAGATCTTTTGAGTCAACAGGAAAATATTATGAATTGAAAGACCACTTAACTCAAATATTAACTTTTTTTGAAAATATGAGTCTAGATGTCAGGCTTGGGGTTGCTGACGAGGAATATTTAAAAGAGCTGTTTTTCTCGGTCGTGATTAAGTATTATGAACTATTCAATTGCTACTTAAATAGTGCAAGAGAGAAGCATGGTTCACTAGCCTACTGCAATTTTGTAACTCTTGCTCATCGATGGGAACAATCTCTCATCTATCCTGATACTCCATCTGGTTGTCCACCAGTTCTTGATGAGCAAGCTTTTTTTGTGGTCTCTAAAGAAGAAGATAATATAAGACTAGAATCTTATAAAGAAGAAGATAATATAAGACTAGAATTTTACAAAGGAGAAGATACTACGTAGAAGGAGCATAATGTATGAATATGCAGTCTAAGCCAAATAATTTGAAAATTTAGCACAGTGATCGCAGTATGGTCATAGCATAAGAAATTAACCACACTGATGACTTCCAAAGAAATCACCGATCGCATCACTAAACTCTCCGAAGGTTTGCTATTCCCAAGCGAGTCCGAATATCCCCTAGAACCTTTCACTTGGAAATCGGCAACCCTCAACCGTAAAACTATCCTGACTCAAGCGGGTAAACCCACGAAAACGCCCATCGAAGCGATCGCCTTAGAAGATTTCTTTGCGCCCGTTGTCACCGATGAAGATTGGTTTGAAGATGAAGATCGAGAGATCGCGCAAAGGTTTCGCGATCTCCAAGCTGCGATCGCCACATTAGAAAATGTCCAAGTATTTCGCCTTGGCAAAATCGAGATCGATGTTTATATCGTTGGTGCGATCGGGCGAGATCTAGTGGGCTTAAAAACTAGAGTTATTGAAACCTAACAGCCTTTCTTTGACTCAATTTGCTCTTGAATATCGGGCGGCACATTGGAAAAGAAGTCGTAGCCTGTTAATTTTTCAACATCATCAACCGATACGCAAAAATCTTGCCACTTATTGTTGCGTCCTTGCTTGTTCGGCATAAGCACAGCGATCGTTCTCGTACTAGCGGTTACACCTGCCAAACCTTTGGTGGGATCGTCGAGAACCAAGATCACTTTCCACATGGTTTCAGGCACAGAGACTTTGCCCTTCAACTGAGAAACAACACCATTGCTGCCTTCTCCACCAGTGCCAAAGCCACCAGCGATGATATAAAGCTCTTTGCCTTGATTAGCTAACTTACGACTGTAGCTTTCTAACTTTTCCCATCCGCCTTGGTTGTTATCGGGTGCTTGAGGCACGATGTTCGTCATCAAAAAAGTCGAGGAGTTAACCTCCACCGATTGACCGCGATCTTCAGAATTAACGAGATGACCGCGATCGAACCCTGATCCGCCATAGTTAGTAGTTACTACCCGATACCATCCCTTAGGTAAAGCTGGATCAGGACGAAAATTGTTTTGACGCTTTGCCTCACCCATCCATGATTTATTTAATTGCCATGAAGCCCAGTTTGCTATGTTGCGACTTTTGCTATAGCTCAGCACATACTCAGGCTTGAGCATCAAATAGTTATCGGCATTAGCAACGTCAGGCTTTGCTTTGCTAGGGTTTCCCGCTTTTAAATTTGGATTGCCATAGTCATTGTCAAGCGTATGTGCGGGGTTTGCCTGAATAGGGACTGTGGTTGGTGTTACTTTATTGGTGACATTGTTGTCAAGCGTTTGCTCTGATTGTGCGTGAGCTCGGTCTATGGCTAGTGTAGTAGTTTGGCTAAAACCGATAACCAGTAAAGCCGTCAGCAATAAGGCTAGTGGCGATCGCATATTGTTCTTAGGAGGAATTTGCCAATAGCATAGCGCTTGAAATACTAATTCTCAAAATGGCGTTGCCATAGTGGTCTAAAAAGCCAAAAAAAAGTTGCGGCACTTTGTGGCGCAACTTTTTTCTCTAAAGTCTGGGTGGGGCTGGCTCGGTAATTTCTGATGGTCTGTTTTGATTCATGTTGTGTAGCGTTACAGGATCTGGCGCACGCAGCCCTATTAATCGATATTTTTTAGTGTAAGTAGGAGCAATCTCTGGGGCTTCTACCCACTCATTAGTAGCCACAAAATCTTGAGAGGAACTACCACTTAAACCAGTTCCAACGGCATTACTGCGATTTTCACTGGCTCTCGATTTGGAAGCTTCGTCTCTGGACGGGGCTGAAGCTGATGGAGGAAACTCTTGAGTTCTAGGTAATGGCTCTAACGCGATCGCAGCTCGGCGTTTAATTGGCTTAAATGTGACTTCAATTAAACCTAAATCAGGGTTGTTAATGCCGCCATCTCGATCTAGTCCTGGATTCCCTTCTTCTAAAACAATAAACTGCTTCGCGATCGCACGAGGACGTTCCAAGATGACAGAGCGATCGCAGATTAACCCATCAATAATGGAAACACCATCAATTTTTACGCTAACTGCACTGGTGTAGTTAGGTGAGTTAATTTCAATCTTGTAGGTTTCTCGAATACCTACATTGATATATCCCCTAGGGTCGGCTCTGCGGATATTCCCATTCTGGTTGATGGCGATCGATACAGCCGAGTTTTGAGGGATATAAGGTCTTGATGGTACTGAGGATATGGTCTCTGTAGAGTTATTCCTGAGCTTCTCTTCGCTTAAACGATTGGCAGTAGCTGATGACGCAGTTGAACGAGCAAAACTAGCAATAACAATGCCGCCAACCAATACAGAACAAATTGCCAAAATTCGCAGGTTTGATGGGTTAAGCATGTGAGAAGCCTCAAATTTCTATTACCTTCAATTTACTCTAAGTAACGTTTCAATTTTTGCTGGTTACAAATTTAGTAACGAAATTGTTTTGCGATCACAAAGCCCAAAGAGGATATGGAGCTTTTCTCTGCATCCCCTTTGGGCTTTGATCTGTTCCAACTTAATCATTGCTATATAGCTGCAATTCTTACTTTAAAGATAAAAATTTATTCCTGATTGCTACAGCCCATTGCCGATCGCAAAAAATGCTGACCAATAATTAGGATGATTGTATTTTGGAGATTTAATCAGAGCAACTTGCGCTCTATGTAAAGCCTCAGTGGGTGAGATATCGCCTTTTTTGAGTTCGCTATAAAATGCTTCCATTAACGCTTGAGTACCTTCATCATTGACTGACCAAAGCGAGGCGATCGCATTTTTTGCTCCTGCTTTTTGGACTTGATAACCAAAACCTAAAACCTCTACACCATCACCGAGTTTGCCTATTCCTGTCTGACAGGCACTAAGAATGATCAGGTCTATATTTGGGATTTGCCAATCGCTAATTTCGTTTAATCGAATTTTGTCACCATTACCAAAAATGATGAAAGAGTTGTCTGGTACACCAACATTAAATTTCGCATGGGTGGCAAGATGGAGAATATTATGATTTTTGAATTTGGCTTCGATCGCTTGGCGGCTAAATTGATCTTCGATGAGGGTGACTGAGTTTTGAAATGAATTTGCGATCGCTTGAACTTCTATAAGTGTGGCAGGTAATCCAATTTGTCCAAACTTTTTCTCGTTAGCCTTGCCGCCAAATGCTCCTGCGAGGATGTTGGGTTGAGTTTTTAGATTTGGGGCAAAGTCGAAGAGGCTGTAGGCGATCAGGTTACTAATGCGGTATTTCTCTGCTAGCCATTGTTTGCCGTCATAGATTGCTGCAAGGGGAATATAGCGCAAGATGCCATCGGGTGCGTAGAGGATTGTGGTGACTTTGGCTTGGGTGAGTTCGGCTTCGATGGGTTTAATCAGTAATTTGTATAGTTTTGCCGCAGGTTCTTTGACATCTTCAGAGCCAGAATCAAGGAGACCCGCTCTAAAATCAATCACTAGGGTTTCTAGTTCTTTTTGCGAGATTCTGACGGTGCGGCTGATGGGGATGGTGTTGGGTGAGAAGAGGATGATTTCTATGCGATCGCCTAAAATCAAGGGATAAAGTAAAGCTGTTCCTTGAGGAATTTTTTGGAGATATTCGGGTACTTTGTTGATTTCTGATTTGGGAAGTTGTTGAATCTGTTTAGCAAGTTGACTATTGATTTCTTTGCTATTGTCTAAGCTAACCGCTAACAATTTATCGCTAATCGCTTTCTCTGGTTCTAAAAGTCGGACACCTTGAGCCGATCTGTCACTACCTTTGATATTTTTGAAATATTCTTCAAGTTCTTGGACTTTGAGAAGATCGAGGATTTGCAGAGCTTCCATGATGCGACCTTGCTTGAGAAGGAGATCCGCAAGGTTTCGATAGCTACTTGCAATGGTATTGGTAAAAGATTGCTGTTCTTCTTCTCTAAGACCTTTGAGACTTTGGCGAATAGACTCAAATACATTAACAGATTGCTTATAAAAGAGAATCGAGATTTCAGTCTGACCAAGCTGATTAAAATCAACACCCAAATTATTGAGTGATGTTGCCTCACCTTGGCGATCGCCAATTTGTTTTTTGATTGCCAAGGACTGCTGATGTAAATCAATTGCTCTTTGATACTGTCTAAGATTTTTGTAGACAACACCCAAATTATTAATTGACTTAGCCTCGCCTTGGCGATCACCGATTTTCTCCTGCATTTCTAAAGCTTGTCCATAGAAGTCAATTGCCTTTTGATATTGTCCAAGCCTTTCATATGCTGCACCCAAATTATTGAGTGATCTTGCTTCAATACTGCTCTCACCGATTTGCTTGGCGATCGCTACGGACTGCCGATAAAAATCAAGCGCCTTTTGGTACTGTCCCAGATAGTCATATACAAGTCCCAGATTATTGAGTGACGTTGCTTCACCATCGCGATCACCAATTTGCTTTTTGATCGCTAAGGATTGCTGATAGAAGTCTATTGCTTTCTGGTATTGCCCAAGATTTTTGTATATAGCTCCCAAATTATTGAGTGATCTTGCCTCTCCATTGCGATCGCCGATTTGCTTTTTAATTGCTAAGGATTGTTGATAGAAAACAATGGCTTTTTGGTACTGTCCAAGATTGTCGGACGCAAGTCCTAAATTATTGAGTGATATTGATTCCCCTTCGAGATCGTCGATTTTCTTTTGAGTTGCTAAGGCTTGCTGATAGAATTCAATTGCTTTCTGGTACTGCCCAATATTGTTATAAGCTAATCCCAAATTATTGAGTGACGTTGCTTCTCCATAGCGATGACCAATTTGCTTTTGGATTGCTAAGGCTTGCTGATAGAGTTCTATCGCTTTCTGGTACTGTCCAAGACTATCGTATGCGCCACCTAAATTACTGAGTGCCATTGCCTCCCCTTTGCGATCGCTGATTTGGGTTGTGATCGCTAGAGATTGTTGATAGAAATCAATTGCTTTCTGATATTGTCCAAAGTTTTCGTAGGCAGTACCTAAATTATTGAGTATAGTTGCTTCGCCTTTACGATCTTTGATAGTGCGATAGATTTCTAAAGCTAGCTGCCATGTTTGAATAGCGTCTCTATACAGACTGGCTTGATATAACTGATTTCCTTGCCTTAATAGTCGAGTTGCTTCTGCTTGGGAGTTTTGCGATGTTTGAGCTTGGATACTTTCAATGATTATGATGGACATCGGTAAACAAGACAAACAAGCCAACATTACAATACCGATCGCCTTATTCATCGTCCACATCCTCACATTTACATCAAAACCACAGTGGCACACCAGCCAGCATAAAGTGATATTCCCCAAAACAGGCAATCGTTACAAAAAACATAACCAAAATCCACCAATTCTCCGTAGGGGCGAAGCATTACCGCCACCATTT
This window harbors:
- a CDS encoding glycosyltransferase family 4 protein — protein: MSKLENLKIAIVHEWFVTYAGSERVVEQILNLFPHADLFAVVDFFNDFQRGFIQNKKVTTTFIQKLPFAKTKFRKYLPLMPLAIEQLDLSAYDLIISSSHAVAKGVLTAPHQLHISYVHSPIRYAWDLQHQYLKESNLDRGIKSWIARWILHQIRIWDTRTANGVDLFIANSKFIARRIQKVYRRSAEVIYPPVDLQNYTLCEQKQDFYLTASRLVPYKRIDLIVEAFSQMGDRQLIVIGDGEQMAKIRAKSSSNIKFLGHLEPDLLRGYMQNAKAFVFASEEDFGITPVEAQACGTPVIAYGRGGVSESVRGLDCDRPTGVFFAQQTVMSIREAVLEFEENSDRILPATCHENAMRFSTERFQTEFLEFVEQAWCDRS
- a CDS encoding protein disulfide isomerase family protein, producing MKFRRLSSTLSSLGLAIASLASLSALTFSPHMTETAIAQEAAPTVTTTSSANEIALAKHLRKIGAKLYTAYWCPHCHHQKQRFGKEAVKHLEVVECDQRGVDPQTQLCRDKKVRAYPTWEINGKLYPGNHSLESIANFSKYRGNL
- the topA gene encoding type I DNA topoisomerase, whose protein sequence is MSTLVIVESPTKARTIRNFLPAGYRVEASMGHVRDLPQSASDIPAELKGTEWAKLGVNVDADFEPLYIVPDDKKKIVRELKSALKGVKELILATDEDREGESISWHLLQILQPKVPIKRMVFHEITSEAIKAALKDCRQIDDRLVHAQETRRILDRLVGYTLSPLLWKKIAWGLSAGRVQSVAVRVIVNRERERRAFKSGSYWDLKANLFAPKQEFPVQLVSVGGVNVATGKDFDEATGKIAKGRKVLLLDEAAAIALQQKLNGKVWSVSNLDERPTTRKPSPPFTTSTLQQEANRKLRLSARDSMRVAQALYEQGFITYMRTDSVHLSQQAITAARQCVTSMYGNNFLSKEPRQYVTKSKGAQEAHEAIRPAGATFRTPQETGLSGRELALYDLIWKRTVASQMEDARLTMLSVQLTVEDALFRASGKRIDFAGFFRAYVEGSDDPDAALEEKEVMLPPLKVGDHPVCRELNTVGHETQPPARFTEAALVKMLESEGIGRPSTYASIIGTICDRGYVQLVNNTLIPSFTAFAVTSLLEEHFPNLVDPSFTSKMEQTLDDISTGSVEWLPYLKKFYSGEQGLSGQVKSRDSLIDGESARTVRLEGLDDDVKVKIGKFGAYIQVGEGDRTVNSSIPQNLTPSDLVPEKIELLLKQKLEGPDQVGIHPELNEPIFMMMGQYGPYVQLGQATDAVPKPKRASLPKGMQPENVTVDIAVKLLALPRTLGAHPETGNRVFVNTGRFGPYVCHTKGNGDKDDNRSLKSTDDPYTITFERGLELLAQPKTLRGAAAAKVLKSLGKHPDDSEAIEILDGKYGAYVKHGKVNVSLTKEQTVEGLTLEEALSMLASKSGKSTSKRTKSASSETKKATTKKTTTKSTATKAATTKTAAKTTKKTTTKKAAATK
- a CDS encoding Txe/YoeB family addiction module toxin — protein: MRKVAFLARGFDEFSQWATQDKKIYSKIVTLIKDIHRDPFTGLGKPEALKHELSGLWSRRITDEHRLVYRVTDEEIAIISCKFHY
- a CDS encoding phosphoribulokinase; this encodes MSKKHPVISVTGSSGAGTSTVKRAFEHIFLMENIKAAIVEGDSYHKYNRVEMREVMKKATAEGRNMSHFGLEANVLDKLEALFKEYGETGNGQRRYYLHSTEEAEHHNGRLGTEAKPGEFTPWESIESDTDMLFYEGLHGGIVAKDIDVAQYVDLLVGVVPIVNLEWIQKIHRDNAERGYSAEAIVDTILRRMPDYVNYIAPQFSKTHINFQRVSTVDTSNPFICRDIPTLDESLVVIHTNRCFREKFNIDFPYLLDMIHDSFMSRHTTLVVPGGKMGFAMELILQPLIDSMLIESKKLRS